A single window of Paenibacillus sp. FSL H8-0537 DNA harbors:
- a CDS encoding futalosine hydrolase translates to MDAGPNILIMTPVTAEKDAVCRGLQNSPRFHVTEAGVGPAEAAVRTTLALTRGSYDLVICMGIAGGFEGRAAVGSLVIADAIIAADLGAETQDGFSSLDTLGFGSSTIATNVQAAAIAAALAQTGLAAALAPILTLSTVTGTAATAQVLSERFPRAAAEAMEGFGVATAAQSFGIPVLEIRAISNAIGPRDRSAWRIGEALQALEAAGSTLLEVLV, encoded by the coding sequence ATGGATGCCGGCCCAAATATTTTAATTATGACCCCCGTCACTGCCGAGAAGGATGCGGTGTGTAGGGGCTTGCAAAACAGCCCGCGCTTTCATGTGACAGAAGCCGGAGTTGGCCCAGCGGAAGCCGCTGTCCGCACGACACTTGCTCTCACACGGGGCAGCTACGATCTTGTCATTTGCATGGGCATCGCCGGAGGATTCGAAGGCCGGGCAGCCGTGGGCTCGCTCGTCATTGCCGATGCTATCATTGCCGCCGATCTCGGAGCAGAGACACAAGACGGCTTCAGCAGTCTGGACACACTCGGCTTCGGTTCTTCTACAATCGCGACTAATGTACAAGCCGCAGCTATTGCCGCAGCACTTGCTCAGACTGGGCTTGCTGCAGCGCTGGCTCCCATTTTAACGTTGTCGACCGTCACCGGAACTGCTGCTACCGCCCAGGTGCTGAGTGAGCGCTTTCCTCGCGCCGCCGCTGAAGCGATGGAGGGCTTTGGCGTTGCAACAGCGGCACAAAGCTTCGGCATTCCCGTTCTTGAAATACGCGCCATTTCGAATGCTATCGGCCCAAGGGACCGAAGTGCATGGCGAATTGGCGAAGCTTTGCAGGCTTTGGAAGCTGCGGGCTCCAC